gaaattaaatttctCCCCACTTTGAGATACTTTGGTTTGAATCAATGACATTCCTCACTCCCACCCAAATGTTTCTTTATCAAGAAGATCAACAAGACCAACCAACTGCATCTCTGACAAGAAACATAAACACATcccaattaaaaaataacaggAACAAAGTCTTCCATCAAAGCTAATTTTTCCTTTGTGGACCATCTAATTGGAACAATTAAAAAAGCTTAATCTGTAtagaataaaaatgaagaagTTTGTTAAAGAACTTAATCCCATTCCTGAAAAATTCCATTCATTTGAGAGGTATTAAATCACCAAATCAGCCCCTTCTGCATTGAGCTGCACTCAGGATTAAAGGTTTCTGGAATACTGACACTCCATGCCCTAATTACCTCTTCCACTGGCAATTCCACTTCTTTTCCAGTTTGCAAGTTTAACTGCTGAGCTGCAGTCTGTTCTTCTGCTGACAGAGGCaagctctgggaaaaaaaaaagcaaacacagagaAGTCTGATACTTCAGTTCCTGAGGTGATGATATTTACAGAAGGACTCAATgcttgtgcagccttttgctCATGGAAACTGACAGTAGACTCCTAATTTCCTTCCACTGAAAGCAAATGTACAAGCaaagtatttctgaaaaatcaACCATAATCTTCCTCTAGTACCAATACTATAAATTAGTCAAATAAGAtaattttttcaattaaaaacaaGAAGACTTACATTTCTCCAGAAGTTTAATCCATCTTTGGtttaagaaatacagaaagTACAAGAAAATCTTTACCTAAAGCTCTACATATAACTCAAGAAAAGGATCTTCCACTTTAAGAAAATCCCAAGTATAAAATTATTCTGGGAAAAATATCCTTGAAACACAGTGAGATATgatctgttttcctttctgtgacATATAACTACTGTCTTTTAAATCATGATACAGCCCATATTGTCTATAAAAAGTTACCAGTAACTTGCCCAGAGCTGTTGACAGATTAAACCCAATCTCCTGGCACTGTCATTGGAATATTGATCTAAATCACCTTATTTGTAAAGGGACAAAATTAATGCTTTCACAATCTCTTCAGTAATGAAGCAGTGTCTGAAGACCACTTACGAAAATGTtgtttgttgttgggttttttaacaaCTTAAACATTATCTTAGGAAAAACAGCTTTGGAGTAACAGCAATCCCAGGGTGTTTGTTACAATGGTTTTAACTTTCTCCCTTCAGACAGTGAAAATACATTTGCCATCTAAAAGCTTTTTAGCCTTTTAAAACTGGCTTCACTTTCTATTTTCGTTAAGGTGTCTACTTCTAAAACCTGTCAGTGTGGccctgggacacagctgtgCACAGAGGTGCTGATTCCTATGAAATGACCCAAACTGTGTCACTATTCACACTCCTCAGCTCCAAATCTgaccaccaccagctgtaactGCTGGGGATTGGGATTTACAGAAAGAGCTTCAATCCTGCCAGCATTCCTTCTGGGAAACTGCCTCCTTATCTTCTAAGAGTCTGCACAAACAACAGTTTCCAGTGGAACCACTCGTGCTACATAAAGGTTACAAAGCTCATGTTCCTTCCCGGGAGTGAAAACAAAgtgatttaaatgaaaataccaCCTCCAGCTCAGTTCGTTGCTGTAGTGCCTGAACTATCTCCATTGTCTTCTCCAGGGCAGCACGGATGCTCTCCATGGATTCCTTCTGCTCCAtggaaattttttccatctgcaCACACAGGGATTTGTAACGGGATTTCAGCACTGGGAGTTCTTTCAGGAGAGCAACTGGATTCTCCTGTGTGAGTAGAATATTTAAATTATGTAAGATGAGAAAATTAATGTGGCCACAAATCAGTTAAAAGTGCAGCTGTTGGAGACACCAAAATTTAACAAGAAATGACCCTTTACAATGAAAATGTACCAGAGAAAAGGACTTATTTGTATGTCATTTATTGTTTTCCTCTCATCTCTCCCCCAAAGCTGAATTTGGTCATTGCTTGTTGGCAAGTTTATCTTGGATCTCAGAGCAAGGGTGAGTTTTAGCTCAGATTGGAATCTGTGGCCTGAATTTAGGTGTTAACACCACTAATTTCTCAGAGCAAAACATGGGAGAATTTCACTGTCCCAAGAAACCAAAGGAGTTTGGTTTGAATTCATATTAGGCCACTTATCTTGATATATGAGCAAAtacttaataataataataataatagtaataataataataaaagcctGACAACAGATGAAAGAACAATCACATATATTTCAAGTTTAAAGTAAAATATCCATTTATTACCAACTTCATgcaaaaaaattgaatttaatCTGAAAATACTACCTCTGCTGCTGTATCATCAGGAAGacttttcaatatttcaaaCTCCACTCTGTGCTGAATATAATCCAGATCAGATTCTGCTTTCTGGAACTAAAATATTTAAGGTCAGGCACAGtatattaaaaaccaaaaactgcAGACAAACCCCAAACTGTGTTTCAGGaaagcaggaggcagctgcctCCCTTTGAAAGGTTCAGGGACCATAAAAgttttcaaatttaattttttcaaatattaagAGTTCTGTCAGCAAAACTACAACACTCAGTTATTTACACAGAGGAGGTTATGAGTAAATTCAGGATCCAAGAGTATCATCAGAGCTTTTATTAATAATCATATTAGGGATGTGTTCTTTCAGATGGTTTTAATACccacaaaacattttattattccCTGATAAAACAGACTGACTAACAGCTCATAAAATTGATGACATCACTTTTCTTTCCTTGGGATAAATAAGCCACCAGAGAATTGTCTAATTGCCTTGTAAAACAGTCTGCTGATAGCATTACTACTTAATTAATTTTAGTCTGCAATTTTAATATCTATTAAAGACTTCCACTTTCAAGAAAGG
This region of Aphelocoma coerulescens isolate FSJ_1873_10779 chromosome 19, UR_Acoe_1.0, whole genome shotgun sequence genomic DNA includes:
- the SKA2 gene encoding spindle and kinetochore-associated protein 2, whose protein sequence is METAVTRLETLFQKAESDLDYIQHRVEFEILKSLPDDTAAEENPVALLKELPVLKSRYKSLCVQMEKISMEQKESMESIRAALEKTMEIVQALQQRTELESLPLSAEEQTAAQQLNLQTGKEVELPVEEPSCPGPTVPDSAEDPQFKPLTEETFMSVPRSVRSTVKLADLNYLYKGLFNHFVVKKNRAALSISQMNKMNMKATDSRIQILKELGIVELNKQGNVKLAV